The sequence CGCAGTGGGTATTTTGATGCGGCCCAATGGAGATGTTTTGTTGGGCCAGCGGCCAGAGGGAAAACCTTACGCCGGCTATTGGGAGTTTCCGGGCGGGAAAGTTGAAAGCGGAGAAACGATCTTTGCAGCGCTGCAACGGGAGTTCATGGAAGAATTAGGCGTCGAGATCATCTCGGCCGAACCATGGTGTGGCGTGCAGCATCAATATCCCCATGCAAACGTGCGATTGCATTTTTACGTGAGCAGGGATTGGCGTGGCGAACCCCAAAGTCTCGAAGATCAGGCGTTTGCCTGGCAAGGCAGCGTTGCGGTAGAGCCGTTGCTTGAGGCGACCATTCCGTTAATTGCATGGTTGGATCAACTACGAACAGTAGCAACGACGACAGCGAGTAGTTTGGATGAAAGATTGACAATTGGCTAGCGCCCATGAGGTCAATGATAGCTTACAAGCAACGCACAAACTAGCGCTAGAGAAGCTGCTTTGGCGTTTGCTCCTTGCGGTGAACGCTATTGCGCCAGCTTATTGTCGTCATCAATATCATCTGGCGGGTTGACCGCCGGAATTGTGTATTTCTCTTCGGCCCATGCGCCAAGATCAATTTGCTTGCATCGCTCAGAACAAAAAGGGCGAAATTTGTTGGCTTCGGTCCATTCAACTTTGGCGCCGCAGGTAGGACAATCGACAATAGCCATATATTCAGAAATCTTAAATCAAAAATTGCAAAGAGTCAGTTCGAACGGGACTTCACCTTCGAAAGCTTTAGGTTTGAGGTCGCCGCCCTGAGACGTATAGCGTATCCAAAGCATGTATTTATTGGCAGATATTTCAGGGATTGCACCGAGTTCCTCATCGAGCGTTATACGCAACATCTGATAAGACTTGCCTTGCAGCATTTGCTGATAGCTACCGTTATCGGCGCTGATTTTGATTGGGTGGCCGGTCTCGCGAAGCAAGCGCAAAACGATGCCAATTGCATCAAATAGTGGGGCAAGCGGCGCAAACCAACTTAGGATGTCTGCGTAGCGTTTTTCCGCGGAATGCTGTTGCCATGCGTAGTATGACGGCAAATCGAATTCACATGCGCCGCCTGGAATAATGGTGCGACCGCGAATACTCATTAACCATTCGTTTTCACGGATATGCTGACCAGTTTTGCCCTGCATTCCCTTCAATGCCTCGCTGGTTTGATCCAGTTCGTCCAGCACCGCGTCCAGCATTTCGGGGAGTACGTTTGGATTTGAACGGAAGCCTAATAATGTTTGTCGCTGGCGCTCAAGTTCTTGCAGCAGGTCCATTTTCAGATCGGCGCGCCCGGCAACTTCCAGCATCTCGAAGATGGTGGATAGCGCGACGTGATGTTGTAAGGGACTTTCCTGACTGACAAAAAAAACGAATTTTTCGTGCAAGTCTTCCAGTCGCAACAACGTACGTATGCGCTCGTTGAAAGGATATTCGTAAACGATCAAAATGACATCCCTTTATGTGTGGGCACGACAAGTAGTGATTCTGACCGATGCGAAGCGAAATTACAAACTCTCCGCCATTTTTCTTTAGACCGGCGGTACTAAAGACAGGTAGAAAGCATGCAATTTATCCACTTGAGGCACCAATGCCGCAACATTAGAGTTGTTAAAAATAACATCATTTGCCACTTGCAAGCGCTGCGTCCGTGTTGCTTGTACGGCCATGATCGCTTGCACTTGTGATGCGGTCATCGTATTGCGTTGCATCACTCTTTCGATTTGCGTCTGCTCGTCACAATCAACGACTAATACGCGCGTTACGCGTTGTTTCCAGCTACCGGACTCCACTAATAACGGAATTCCCAACATCACGTAAAGCCCGCGCGCCGCCTGAATCTCCAGCGCAGTTCCGGCACGAATTAAAGGATGCAGGATTGCTTCGAGGCGCTGTTTGGCAGTGGCATCTGAAAATACAAGTTCGCGCATTTTTTTGCGATCCATGGCGCCGTTCGGCGCAATGAAATCGCGACCAAATGCGGCGTGGATCGCTGCGATGCCAGCGCCATTGGCGGCAGTCAGCTGATGGGCGATCATATCAGTATCGATGACTGCAACGCCGCGCTCGGCAAACAGATTAGCAACGGTGGTTTTTCCGCTCCCGATACCGCCCGTTAAGCCGATTAAAAACGGCACAGGTAATATGGCGTCTAGTGGATTTGAATCCGATATCAAGGGTTGGGCCATGTTGAGGTTATACGACAAAACCGAAATAGGCTTCTAAAATCGGGTGGCCGTAGAGCAATGCAAGTAGTCCTGCTCCCGCCAGATAAGGTCCAAACGGAATAGGTTTGTCGCGCCCCCGACGGCTGAAAATGATCAGCAAAATTCCTACAAATGCGCCCACCAGCGACGAAAAAAGAATAATAACCGGTAGCATCTTCCAACCCAGCCATGCGCCTAAAGCGGCCAATAGCTTAAAGTCGCCATAACCCATGCCTTCTTTACCGGTTGTCAGCTTGAACAACCAATATATTGACCATAATGCAATATAACCAGCCGCGGCGCCGATAACCGCGTCGATTAACGGTACAAAGGTTCCACCAATATTAATGAGCAGACCACCCCATAATAAGCTCAAGGTCAGATCGTCTGGAAGCAATTGCGTATCGGCATCGATGAATGTCATGGCCAGCAAAAAATAGACGAACAGCAACGTTGCCAATCCCGTCCAGCCACTTCCAAACCGCCAGATCAGGAAGCCTGAAAGTAATCCGGTCACCAATTCGACGATAGGATAGCGTTTCGAAATAGGTGTCTTGCAGGACGCGCATTTGCCGCCTAATACGAGATAACTTATTACCGGAATGTTCTCCAGGGCACCGAGTTGGTGATGACATTGGGGGCAAGCGGAGCGGGGTAAGGTCAGATTGTAGCGATCAGTGTGCGGCAATTCCTTGCCACTTTCCTGCGCAACGTAGTTGTCGGATTCGCGTTGCATCATTTTGGGCAAGCGATGTATGACGACGTTTAAAAAACTGCCAATCAGCAATCCAAAAATAGCGGCAAATAGGGCGGGAATCAGACTTCCTGCGGGTGCAAATAAGACACCACCGAACGCGTTATTCTGTAAAAACTCATTCATCCGTGTGGTCGCTTTGAGAGGTTAGTGTGGCTTTATTCGTTTGGCAGATATTGCCTGGACCAATCGGTTTTATCATTCTGTGCTTTTTCGAATTTTAACATTGCGTTAGCCTCGCAATAATAAGAAAGGGGCAAAGCGTAAAAATTGATACGCAGCAAAATGCAATGGTAGTTTTATTACAGCACGGATAGGGGGGATAAGGTGATTTTAAACGGCAATGTTATGGGGTTTTCTTAATTTTCTCCATGCCATAAAGAGCTCGGAATATCGTTGGATACATCTCTTTAGCGAAGCAATAACCCCTCTAATCGAGGCCAAAGATCAAATAAGGCGCATGTGCTTTAAAAGAATATACCTAAATAATAGGTAGGTAATACAAATAATAATTGTTTTACAGGTATTGCATTCGACGTTATAGTTTTGAGCGATCAGAATGACAATCACCTTAAAGATCAACGCTTTACAAAAAGTGTCATGCGCCAAAAGTAGTACAACTAGCGATCCAGCAAATAATCGCAATGGATCAGAGTGGTTTTCTGGCTCATTAAAAATTTTTGAGGAAATGCATCAGGCCCATGCGACTGACCCTTAGACAATTGCAAATATTTCTTGCCGTGGCGCAAGAGGGAAGTACCACAGCGGCCTCAAATGCGGTTGCCTTGTCGCAGTCCGCGACCAGCGCGTCCTTAAATGAACTGGAGATGCTGTTAGGGATTCAATTATTTGACCGGGTTGGAAAACGTCTGTTACTCAATGATAACGGACGGTTGATGTTGTCGCAGGCGCGACAAATACTGGATGCGGCTATGACGATAGAACAACAATTTATGACCTCTATGGCGTCTACCGGTGGCGGCATGCGCATTGGTGCAAGTTCGACGATTGGCAGCTACTTATTGCCGACCATGCTTGCTAGTTCGATTCATCGCGATGCGGACAGCTATCCACGGATCACGATTGCCAATACGGCAGATATCACAACAGCGGTCAGCAATTTTGAGGTGGATATCGGACTTATTGAAGGTCCCAGCCACCGTTCAGATCTGGAAGTAGAACCGTGGATACGGGATGAGTTAATTATCGTCGCCGCACCGACGCATGCTCTTGTCGTGAGTAAGTCAGCCGGAAAAGTATCGTTAAAATCACTGCGGGGCGCAGGTTGGTTGATGCGTGAGGCAGGGTCTGGCACGCGTGAAGCAGTTGAATATGCGCTGCTACCCCATCTGCATTCAGTACGAACGGTATGCGAGTTCAGTAATTCCGAAGCGATCAAATATGCTGCGGCGGAAGGCTTGGGGCTGGCTTGCCTGTCACGTTGCGTGGTCAAAGATATTATTGAGATGGGACGATTGGTCGAGGTCAAAACAGTGCTGCCAGAACTGAACAGACAGTTTTATCTAGTACGTAGTAGATATAAAATCCTATCGCCTCGGTTGCTGCATTTTCACAAATTTTGTCAGGAATGGACCCGATAATACTGCATCAAAATGACAGCATTTTTGCTGCAATGTTTGTCCTAAGTGAGTTCTTCTGCAGAGTGTGTTGAGTCAATCCGTCGCCAGCTTGTGCCAGACCAGAAGGCAGGCGATTCAGTCAGGTTATATGTTTTAGCGAGCCATAAAACTATCACTACACGCGCAAAATCGTTCCAGCGGCATTACACCTTCTAACGTACTGTCTGCATGACTAAAACCCTATTGCGTAAGACCGAAATAACCATCACCAAATCAAGGAGATTTTATCCATGAACGCCAAGCTGAAAAACCTTGCCTTATCTGGCGAACCCGAAATATCCCCGCTGCCTGACCTATCCACGTTATCTCCAACTTCGCGGCGTCGCTTCATGCGCGGAGCGAGTTTGCTCGCAGCAGGTCTGGCGGCCAACCCGCTCGCAAGTCTCGCCGCAACCATCCAGGCCAAAGACGACGGCGTAACCTTTGCTGATGGTCCGCGGGAATTGATCGCCTATCCGCAAAAGCGTCCGCTGATTCGGGTTACGACCCGCCCACCACATTTAGAGACGCCATTCGAGGTATTTAATCACGGTCCTATTACGCCTAACGATGCGTTTTTTGTGCGCTATCATCTGGCAAATATTCCCACTTCGGTTGATCTGAAAACTTATCGACTGACGGTGACGGGACTGGTCAGCAAACCCTTGAGTCTCTCTCTGGCTGAGCTGAAATCATTGGCTGAACCGGTCGAAATAGTGGCCGTTAATCAGTGTTCAGGGAACAGTCGCGGCTTTTCATCGCCGCGTGTGTTTGGCGCACAGTTGGCGAATGGTGCCATGGGCAATGCGCGGTGGGTGGGCGTGCCACTCAAGACTGTACTTGAAAAAGCCGGTGTTGGCGCGGGAGCCAAACAAGTCACCTTTAACGGCCTCGATCAGCCGGTATTGCCCAGCACCTCAGATTTCAGAAAAGCGCTGGACGTCGAGCACGCGTTAAGTCCAGACGTGCTGCTTGCCTGGAGCATGAACGGAGAAGATCTTCCCTATTTGAACGGCTATCCTTTGAAACTGATAGTACCCGGTTATTTTGGTACTTACTGGATCAAGCATCTGTCCGAGATCGAAGTCATTGATCACACTTTTGACGGTCACGATGCCCTGTTCATGACTACCGCTTATCGTGTGCCGGATAACGACTGCATGTGCGTGGCGCCAGGCACAGCGCCTGATAAAACCAGACCAATCTCGACCTTGCCAATACGCAGTTTTATCACCAACGTCGCCAATGGCGGTGTATTGGCATCCGGTCGCATGGTGGAACTTAAGGGCATTGCTTTCGACAGCGGTGCTGGCCTGAGAACGGTCGATGTCTCTATCGATGGCGGACAGAGTTGGCAGCCCGCCAAACTCGGTCGTGATCTGGGACGCTATTCCTTCCGCGAGTGGAGTTTGCCGGTACGTTTCAGTCAACGCGGTAATGCCGTGTTGCAGGTGCGAGCCAGTAACAAGCAGGGCGAGGTACAGCCAGCCATTGCCAGCTGGAATCCCGGCGGATATCGACGCAATGTCATCGAATCGACCAACGTCACCATCGCTTAAGGAGAATGCTCATGAAACGTCTTGTAATTGCATGTGCTGGCCTCTCATTAGTCAGCGTTGCGCTGCTGGCACAGGCCGCACCTAACATCAATACACTGCCGCCCGAAACAGCAAAATTAACCTTCTCAGCTTTGCCCGGTTATATGATCGCGATGCAAAAATGTGCCATTTGCCATTCAGCCGATTATGTCAAATATCAACCGCCGGGGATGACGTTAACGCAATGGACCGCTGAGGTCGGTAAGATGCAGCATCTGTATGGCGCACCGGTCACCGATGACGATGTCAAAAAAATAGGTGCCTATCTGGCTGTGACTTATGGCACCGCCAAAGAAAGCGCTTTACCCGCAGAGCTGAAGACTGCTGCGGTTAACGCGCCTGAAACAGCGCTGAATCCCAGCGCTACGACGCCAGCTTTGCCGGTCGGAAAAAGTATCGATGCCAAAGCACTCCTTGCGGCTAATAGTTGCCTGAGTTGTCATGCCATCGACCAAAAAATCGTCGGTCCGTCCTATCACGATGTCGCACTCAAGTATCACGCTGATCCTGAAGCGGTAAGCAAACTTGAAACCAGTATTCGCAACGGCGGCGCTGGTAAATGGGGCGCGATTCCGATGCCCGCCTTTGCACAACTAAAGCCGGAAGAGCTGCGCGCATTGGCCGAGTTTGTGTTGAAGCAATAAATTTAACCATGTTGTGCAGACCGTTGCGCAACATGGTTAACGCTGCATTGCAGCGCAAACGCACCGCAACCACGGTTAAATGACCTTATCGATTAGTAATGCGTTATACAGCGTTAGTGCTGATGCGGTCATTCATTCTGTCGATACGACGTGCCGCCATTTCTGCGAGAAGTTGGGATGACGATAATGCGAGGCGCAGCAAGGTCTCGGTATCGAGATTGTTGAGCGTTGGCATCGTTCCATCATCTCTATCCGTATTACTCAAATGCGCCAGATCAATGCATGTTTTTACACCTTGGCAGATATCCACTGTCAGGGCATAAAATTGCGCATGCTCGTCGCCTTTAAGCTGAGGTAAAAGCCATGAAAACGATGTATGGAATGACTCTGTTGCGGAAGCTGACGGTGGAGTCCTGGATGGCTCGGTCATGATTGCACCTCGCACTTGGTGAGCAAGTTTGCGACAGCGTCGGCTTGGTTAAGTAATTTATCGAAGATTTGTAAATCAGATTGTCGGTGCGTGATGATTCTTTGCATTTGTGACTTCCGTAAGTGGCGGTTTAACCGCGCCCTTCCGGAAGGTATATAGCAGGGACAAAGACCGATACCCACAGCGACCGGCAACCCGAAGGTTCCCCACCATTGCCGACCAGTGACGGCGCAACAAAGGTAGAAGCACGAAACGGCATTACGCCGTATGTGCGCTGTAGGTAATTCAGGCGACTAAACCCGGTCCCCTTTTTCTCAGAGACGCGATGAGTATAGAGCAACATCGCGTCTTTTTGAAGCGCCAATTGTTATTCGGTACTGATCACCCATCTAATAGGCAACGCTATGGAAGCTACGTCGTCAGCCTATTTTTGTGCAACTAGAATTGCTTTTATGTCGGTCTGGGTAGTAGGATGGTTGGCCTTCTCAATTCAAGATAAATTGTTTTTGTGAAAACGAGATTGCGTGCAAGGTTATTGCAACCAACGCGGTTGCAGCGCATGGTATTTATCTCCTTCATAATTAATCATTTCAGCATCATAATCACCAATTTTCTGTCCTTACGCACACTGCTTATCGACCATTATCATATTCACAAAAGGGACTATATGAATACGCACGCACCATCTCGTGTTGCCGTCGTCACAGGAGGTGCCCGAGGGATTGGACGCGCCATTGGCGAATGGTTTCTTCGCCATGACTACAAGGTCGTCCTGTTGGATCGGGAAAACGCCATTCTGGACCAAACCGTGGCGGTGATCGATCGTCCCGATGATGTGTTAGCGGTCTACTGTGATGTGTCTGATCCTGCGCAGGTTGACCGGGCCGCCGGAGAAGTGATCGCAAGGTTCGGCCAGGTTGATGCGCTGGTGAATAACGCTGGCGTGGCTATCTTCAAGCCGACGCTAGAGATGTCCTTTGACGAGTGGCGCGCAATTATGGCAACGAATCTCGATGGCGTATTCCTTTGCTCGCAAGCCTTCGGCACGCTGATGGTGAACAACGGAGGCGGTGCTATCGTCAACATCGCATCAATCTCGGGCTTGAGAGCCAGCACGCTACGCATGGCTTACGGCACCAGCAAGGCTGCGCTGATCCACATGACAAAGCAGTACGCGGTCGAATTCGGCAGTGTCGGTGTGCGTGTCAATGCCGTCGCACCCGGTCCGGTCGAAACTGAAATGGCAAAGCTGGTCCACAGTGCGGCGATCCGTTCAGACTACTACGACGCCATTCCACTAGGCCGGTATGCCACCACCGAAGAGATGGCCAACGTCGTCGGATTTCTATGTAGCGACGAGGCCAGCTATGTCAACGGGCAGGTCGTGGCGGTTGATGGAGGCTTTGACGCCACCGGTGTTGGCCTCCCGACGCTGCGGCGGCAGAAAGCCGGGGC is a genomic window of Glaciimonas sp. CA11.2 containing:
- a CDS encoding SDR family oxidoreductase produces the protein MNTHAPSRVAVVTGGARGIGRAIGEWFLRHDYKVVLLDRENAILDQTVAVIDRPDDVLAVYCDVSDPAQVDRAAGEVIARFGQVDALVNNAGVAIFKPTLEMSFDEWRAIMATNLDGVFLCSQAFGTLMVNNGGGAIVNIASISGLRASTLRMAYGTSKAALIHMTKQYAVEFGSVGVRVNAVAPGPVETEMAKLVHSAAIRSDYYDAIPLGRYATTEEMANVVGFLCSDEASYVNGQVVAVDGGFDATGVGLPTLRRQKAGAGQTKE
- the coaE gene encoding dephospho-CoA kinase (Dephospho-CoA kinase (CoaE) performs the final step in coenzyme A biosynthesis.) — its product is MAQPLISDSNPLDAILPVPFLIGLTGGIGSGKTTVANLFAERGVAVIDTDMIAHQLTAANGAGIAAIHAAFGRDFIAPNGAMDRKKMRELVFSDATAKQRLEAILHPLIRAGTALEIQAARGLYVMLGIPLLVESGSWKQRVTRVLVVDCDEQTQIERVMQRNTMTASQVQAIMAVQATRTQRLQVANDVIFNNSNVAALVPQVDKLHAFYLSLVPPV
- the yacG gene encoding DNA gyrase inhibitor YacG — translated: MAIVDCPTCGAKVEWTEANKFRPFCSERCKQIDLGAWAEEKYTIPAVNPPDDIDDDNKLAQ
- a CDS encoding A24 family peptidase, with the protein product MNEFLQNNAFGGVLFAPAGSLIPALFAAIFGLLIGSFLNVVIHRLPKMMQRESDNYVAQESGKELPHTDRYNLTLPRSACPQCHHQLGALENIPVISYLVLGGKCASCKTPISKRYPIVELVTGLLSGFLIWRFGSGWTGLATLLFVYFLLAMTFIDADTQLLPDDLTLSLLWGGLLINIGGTFVPLIDAVIGAAAGYIALWSIYWLFKLTTGKEGMGYGDFKLLAALGAWLGWKMLPVIILFSSLVGAFVGILLIIFSRRGRDKPIPFGPYLAGAGLLALLYGHPILEAYFGFVV
- a CDS encoding molybdopterin-dependent oxidoreductase; translation: MRGASLLAAGLAANPLASLAATIQAKDDGVTFADGPRELIAYPQKRPLIRVTTRPPHLETPFEVFNHGPITPNDAFFVRYHLANIPTSVDLKTYRLTVTGLVSKPLSLSLAELKSLAEPVEIVAVNQCSGNSRGFSSPRVFGAQLANGAMGNARWVGVPLKTVLEKAGVGAGAKQVTFNGLDQPVLPSTSDFRKALDVEHALSPDVLLAWSMNGEDLPYLNGYPLKLIVPGYFGTYWIKHLSEIEVIDHTFDGHDALFMTTAYRVPDNDCMCVAPGTAPDKTRPISTLPIRSFITNVANGGVLASGRMVELKGIAFDSGAGLRTVDVSIDGGQSWQPAKLGRDLGRYSFREWSLPVRFSQRGNAVLQVRASNKQGEVQPAIASWNPGGYRRNVIESTNVTIA
- a CDS encoding c-type cytochrome; this encodes MKRLVIACAGLSLVSVALLAQAAPNINTLPPETAKLTFSALPGYMIAMQKCAICHSADYVKYQPPGMTLTQWTAEVGKMQHLYGAPVTDDDVKKIGAYLAVTYGTAKESALPAELKTAAVNAPETALNPSATTPALPVGKSIDAKALLAANSCLSCHAIDQKIVGPSYHDVALKYHADPEAVSKLETSIRNGGAGKWGAIPMPAFAQLKPEELRALAEFVLKQ
- the zapD gene encoding cell division protein ZapD; the encoded protein is MIVYEYPFNERIRTLLRLEDLHEKFVFFVSQESPLQHHVALSTIFEMLEVAGRADLKMDLLQELERQRQTLLGFRSNPNVLPEMLDAVLDELDQTSEALKGMQGKTGQHIRENEWLMSIRGRTIIPGGACEFDLPSYYAWQQHSAEKRYADILSWFAPLAPLFDAIGIVLRLLRETGHPIKISADNGSYQQMLQGKSYQMLRITLDEELGAIPEISANKYMLWIRYTSQGGDLKPKAFEGEVPFELTLCNF
- a CDS encoding LysR family transcriptional regulator, which codes for MRLTLRQLQIFLAVAQEGSTTAASNAVALSQSATSASLNELEMLLGIQLFDRVGKRLLLNDNGRLMLSQARQILDAAMTIEQQFMTSMASTGGGMRIGASSTIGSYLLPTMLASSIHRDADSYPRITIANTADITTAVSNFEVDIGLIEGPSHRSDLEVEPWIRDELIIVAAPTHALVVSKSAGKVSLKSLRGAGWLMREAGSGTREAVEYALLPHLHSVRTVCEFSNSEAIKYAAAEGLGLACLSRCVVKDIIEMGRLVEVKTVLPELNRQFYLVRSRYKILSPRLLHFHKFCQEWTR
- a CDS encoding NUDIX domain-containing protein, translating into MTANSAPINVAVGILMRPNGDVLLGQRPEGKPYAGYWEFPGGKVESGETIFAALQREFMEELGVEIISAEPWCGVQHQYPHANVRLHFYVSRDWRGEPQSLEDQAFAWQGSVAVEPLLEATIPLIAWLDQLRTVATTTASSLDERLTIG